One Thalassospira marina DNA window includes the following coding sequences:
- the rplT gene encoding 50S ribosomal protein L20: MARVKGGVSSHARHRKVIKAAKGYRGRRKNAYRTAVQAVEKGLQYAYRDRRAKKRQFRSLWIQRINAGARENGLTYSQFMNGLKKAGVELDRKVLADIAVREPEAFKALVTQAQAALA; the protein is encoded by the coding sequence ATGGCTCGTGTAAAAGGGGGCGTGTCTTCGCACGCTCGTCACCGCAAGGTAATTAAGGCTGCCAAGGGTTACCGCGGTCGTCGTAAAAACGCTTACCGCACCGCGGTTCAGGCTGTCGAGAAAGGTTTGCAGTATGCATACCGCGACCGCCGCGCCAAGAAACGCCAGTTCCGCAGCCTGTGGATTCAGCGTATCAATGCCGGTGCCCGTGAAAACGGTCTGACCTATTCGCAGTTCATGAACGGCCTGAAAAAAGCTGGTGTCGAACTGGACCGTAAGGTTCTGGCTGACATCGCCGTGCGCGAACCGGAAGCCTTCAAGGCTTTGGTGACCCAGGCCCAGGCTGCGCTCGCCTGA
- the rpmI gene encoding 50S ribosomal protein L35 translates to MPKMKTKSSVKKRFSLTASGKVRRNVANKRHLLTAKPTKMKRQARGTEILCDADARIVKKFLPYG, encoded by the coding sequence ATGCCCAAGATGAAGACAAAATCGAGCGTTAAAAAACGCTTTAGCCTTACCGCCTCCGGCAAGGTCCGTCGTAATGTCGCTAACAAGCGCCACCTTCTGACGGCAAAACCGACGAAAATGAAGCGTCAGGCACGCGGCACGGAAATTCTGTGTGATGCTGATGCACGTATCGTCAAAAAATTCCTGCCGTACGGCTAA
- a CDS encoding response regulator, with protein MGTGQGPLVVGVDDDAKSLVLLKRIVESGGYRFIGVSSGHELLTLLKTERPRVILMDVMLPQMNGFEASLRVRTGFPQLPCAVIYVTARQSEEDLRGGIAAGGNDFVLKPVNREKLLSRIEKWLGKAHLVKTAV; from the coding sequence ATGGGAACAGGTCAGGGCCCTCTCGTTGTCGGTGTTGACGACGACGCCAAAAGCCTTGTTCTGCTTAAGCGGATCGTCGAAAGCGGCGGTTACCGTTTCATCGGTGTGTCTTCCGGGCATGAACTTTTAACTCTGCTGAAAACCGAACGGCCGCGTGTCATCCTGATGGATGTGATGTTGCCGCAAATGAACGGTTTTGAAGCCAGCCTTCGGGTTCGTACCGGTTTTCCGCAATTGCCCTGTGCCGTTATTTATGTGACGGCCCGGCAAAGCGAGGAAGACCTGCGCGGTGGCATTGCGGCAGGGGGAAATGATTTTGTGCTAAAACCGGTTAACCGGGAAAAATTGCTGAGCCGAATCGAAAAATGGCTGGGTAAGGCACATCTGGTTAAAACCGCCGTTTAG
- the infC gene encoding translation initiation factor IF-3, whose protein sequence is MQPTKEGPRVNQDIKARSICVVDAEGNLSQPISVREGIDMAMEAGLDLVEVAPNAEPPVCKLIDFGKFKYEQSKKQNEAKKKQKVIEVKEIKLRPNIDIHDYNVKLRAAQKFLGGGDKVKVTLRFRGREMAHQDLGLGMLQRFSGDLEDLAKPEMMPKMEGRIMIMVLAPR, encoded by the coding sequence ATGCAGCCGACCAAAGAGGGTCCGCGCGTCAATCAGGATATCAAAGCCCGTTCCATCTGTGTTGTTGACGCAGAAGGCAATTTGTCACAGCCGATTAGTGTTCGTGAAGGCATTGACATGGCGATGGAGGCTGGACTCGACCTCGTCGAAGTCGCCCCGAATGCCGAGCCGCCGGTTTGCAAGCTGATCGACTTTGGCAAATTCAAATACGAACAGAGCAAGAAACAGAACGAAGCCAAAAAGAAGCAGAAGGTTATCGAGGTCAAGGAAATCAAACTGCGACCGAATATCGATATCCATGACTACAACGTCAAACTGCGTGCGGCTCAGAAGTTTCTTGGTGGTGGCGACAAGGTAAAAGTCACGCTGCGTTTCCGCGGCCGTGAAATGGCGCACCAGGATCTTGGTCTTGGCATGTTGCAACGTTTTTCCGGTGATCTGGAAGATCTGGCCAAACCGGAAATGATGCCAAAGATGGAAGGCCGGATTATGATTATGGTGCTGGCGCCGCGTTAA
- a CDS encoding glycosyltransferase family 9 protein, with the protein MTNDKMAPIGAEMAVGGDEPVKRQRILVIKLSALGDVVMATGPFAAIRRAHPDAHITLLTTKLYVDLAKSTGCFDAIAVDRRPKLTQFGDLMALRRFLRSGEFDRVYDLQTSDRSTFYYRLFWPGKAPEWSGIAWGCSHPHKHPERHKMHTIERHIDQLAGMGITDIPLPHLHAPKVDPDRFGIKTPYVLICPGGSPHRPEKRWPAERFGLLAKMLADYRLTPVLIGTDKEADVLDRISNMCPRARNLMGKTDFLEIASLAQGAVLAIGNDTGPMHLAAAAGAPTIVLFSEASNPAMCAPRGHGKDAVSIIQQPDLRNLPITRVFEVIRQRLNLED; encoded by the coding sequence ATGACAAACGACAAGATGGCACCGATTGGTGCGGAAATGGCCGTTGGTGGTGATGAACCGGTTAAACGGCAACGGATTTTGGTGATCAAATTAAGTGCGCTGGGCGATGTCGTTATGGCAACCGGCCCGTTTGCGGCCATTCGCCGTGCCCATCCCGATGCGCATATCACCCTGCTGACGACCAAGTTATATGTTGATCTGGCAAAATCGACTGGCTGTTTTGATGCCATTGCCGTGGATCGCCGGCCCAAGCTGACGCAGTTTGGCGACCTGATGGCGCTGCGCCGGTTTTTGCGCAGTGGCGAATTTGATCGCGTTTATGACTTGCAAACATCGGATCGCAGCACATTTTACTATCGGCTGTTCTGGCCGGGCAAGGCACCGGAATGGTCCGGGATTGCCTGGGGATGTTCGCATCCGCATAAACACCCCGAACGCCACAAGATGCATACCATTGAACGTCATATCGACCAGTTGGCGGGCATGGGCATTACCGATATTCCCCTGCCGCATCTTCATGCGCCCAAGGTGGACCCGGACCGGTTTGGCATCAAGACACCCTATGTCCTGATTTGCCCGGGCGGTTCGCCCCATCGCCCGGAAAAGCGCTGGCCGGCGGAACGTTTTGGCCTGCTTGCCAAGATGCTGGCTGACTATCGCCTGACGCCGGTTCTGATTGGCACGGACAAGGAAGCCGATGTGCTTGATCGCATCAGCAATATGTGCCCGCGCGCACGTAACCTGATGGGTAAAACCGATTTCCTTGAAATTGCCAGCCTGGCACAGGGGGCGGTTCTGGCGATTGGCAATGATACGGGGCCGATGCATTTGGCCGCGGCGGCCGGTGCGCCGACCATTGTTCTGTTTTCAGAGGCATCAAACCCGGCCATGTGTGCCCCGCGCGGGCATGGCAAGGATGCGGTCAGCATTATCCAGCAACCTGATCTGCGCAATTTGCCCATTACCCGGGTTTTCGAGGTTATCCGCCAGCGGTTGAACCTGGAAGACTAG
- a CDS encoding glycosyltransferase family 4 protein produces MSASQNETKPVYRPRRQTQGSDFRPAVILQVLPELETGGVERGTVDIAKAIVDGGGVALVASQGGRLERELERVGARHINLPLKSKNLLTMRQNGRLLADLIGSEGVDIVHARSRAPAWSARWAARHMQVPFVTTFHGTYSGYTNPFKRYYNSVMTMGDQVIAVSEFIANHIRKYYRIDEERLNVVPRGTNVDLFNPENVSPERLIALSTQWRLNGGEYVIMLPGRLTRWKGQAFLIKAIPAMLEEIGHRNVRCLLVGSDQGRSAYREELIELSRSLGLQDIVHIVDHCNDMPAAYMLANVVVCPSLDPEAFGRVPTEGQAMGRPIVATAHGGATETVLPGETGWLVAPNEVPQLSHALAQVLKLSPERREAIALKGRQHVIEKFSLTQMAEQTLAVYEKALLRIARNNAA; encoded by the coding sequence ATGAGCGCGTCACAAAACGAGACAAAGCCAGTCTATCGCCCCCGGCGACAGACGCAAGGTTCGGACTTTCGTCCGGCGGTAATCCTGCAGGTTCTGCCCGAACTGGAAACAGGCGGCGTGGAACGTGGAACGGTAGATATTGCCAAAGCCATTGTTGATGGCGGTGGCGTGGCACTTGTGGCGTCCCAGGGCGGGCGGCTTGAGCGTGAACTTGAACGTGTTGGCGCGCGCCATATCAACCTGCCGCTCAAATCCAAAAATCTTTTGACCATGCGCCAGAACGGGCGCCTGCTGGCGGATCTGATCGGGTCGGAAGGGGTGGACATTGTTCATGCCCGTTCACGTGCCCCGGCCTGGAGCGCGCGCTGGGCTGCGCGCCATATGCAGGTGCCATTCGTTACCACGTTTCATGGCACCTATTCGGGTTATACCAACCCGTTCAAGCGATATTACAATTCCGTCATGACCATGGGCGACCAGGTGATTGCGGTGTCAGAATTTATCGCCAATCACATTCGCAAATATTACCGCATTGATGAGGAACGCCTCAATGTGGTGCCGCGCGGTACCAATGTGGACCTGTTCAACCCCGAAAATGTCAGCCCGGAGCGCCTGATTGCGCTTTCGACCCAGTGGCGGCTGAATGGCGGGGAATATGTCATCATGCTGCCAGGCCGGTTGACGCGCTGGAAAGGCCAGGCCTTCCTGATCAAGGCGATACCCGCCATGCTTGAGGAAATTGGCCATCGCAATGTGCGCTGTCTGCTGGTGGGATCGGACCAGGGGCGTTCGGCATATCGCGAAGAACTGATCGAGCTGAGCCGCAGCCTTGGCCTGCAGGATATTGTTCATATCGTCGATCATTGCAACGACATGCCAGCGGCCTATATGCTGGCAAATGTTGTTGTGTGCCCGTCACTTGACCCTGAAGCCTTTGGCCGTGTACCGACCGAAGGGCAGGCCATGGGACGGCCGATTGTGGCAACAGCCCATGGTGGTGCGACGGAAACGGTATTGCCCGGTGAAACCGGGTGGCTGGTTGCCCCCAACGAGGTGCCGCAGCTTTCACATGCGCTGGCCCAGGTTTTGAAGCTGAGCCCGGAACGGCGCGAAGCCATTGCCCTTAAGGGCCGGCAACATGTAATTGAAAAATTTTCCCTGACCCAGATGGCGGAACAGACCCTGGCAGTGTACGAAAAGGCCCTATTGCGTATCGCCAGGAATAATGCGGCATGA
- a CDS encoding alpha/beta hydrolase: protein MTYDMPTLMFLDQPDGSKIAYHAIPRKQAATPNDEKPGILFLGGFMSDMTGTKATHLEQHCVRRGLAYTRFDYSGHGQSSGRFADGTIGQWARNAIAILDEVARGPQILVGSSMGGWISLLTALARPDRVTGLIGIAAAPDFTEDLMWAQFSEDQKHTILEKGALVEPTEYGDDPYTITRALIEDGRNHLLLRDTINLDIPVRLVQGMEDPDVPWQTALKLAEKLSSNDVEVQLVKSGDHRLSKPAELDAITHHIDVLTGFAAG from the coding sequence ATGACTTATGACATGCCGACACTTATGTTTCTCGACCAGCCTGACGGATCAAAAATCGCATACCACGCGATCCCCCGCAAGCAGGCAGCGACACCAAATGATGAAAAGCCCGGCATCCTGTTTCTTGGCGGTTTCATGTCCGACATGACAGGGACCAAAGCAACACATCTGGAGCAACATTGTGTCCGTCGCGGCCTGGCTTATACCCGCTTTGACTATTCCGGTCACGGACAATCATCGGGCAGATTCGCCGACGGCACCATCGGCCAGTGGGCCCGTAATGCCATCGCGATTCTCGACGAGGTTGCACGCGGCCCGCAAATTCTGGTGGGGTCCTCGATGGGGGGCTGGATCAGCCTGCTGACCGCCCTTGCCCGGCCTGATCGCGTAACGGGCCTGATCGGCATCGCCGCCGCCCCGGATTTCACCGAAGACCTGATGTGGGCCCAGTTCAGCGAGGATCAAAAACACACCATCCTGGAAAAAGGCGCGCTGGTCGAACCCACCGAATATGGCGATGATCCCTATACCATCACCCGCGCCCTGATCGAGGATGGCCGCAACCATCTATTGTTGCGCGACACCATCAATCTCGACATTCCGGTACGTCTGGTACAGGGCATGGAAGACCCCGATGTACCATGGCAAACCGCCCTGAAACTGGCTGAAAAACTGTCGAGCAATGATGTCGAGGTTCAACTGGTCAAATCGGGCGATCATCGCCTGTCCAAACCGGCCGAACTTGATGCCATCACCCATCATATCGATGTTCTGACCGGCTTTGCCGCAGGCTGA
- a CDS encoding Rieske (2Fe-2S) protein → MSRLAPEGTVLCALSDLEATGAKGLFVGEGESRQNIFVVREGDGVFGYVNSCPHIGVPLEFEPDEFISEFGGEILCSTHGARFRIEDGYCVSGPCSGDALEPVAVKVDGENVVMA, encoded by the coding sequence ATGAGCAGGCTTGCCCCGGAAGGGACCGTTTTATGCGCGCTAAGCGACCTTGAGGCGACAGGGGCCAAGGGCCTTTTTGTTGGCGAGGGGGAGTCGCGGCAGAATATTTTTGTCGTGCGTGAAGGCGATGGCGTTTTTGGTTACGTCAATAGCTGCCCGCATATTGGCGTGCCGCTGGAATTTGAACCTGACGAATTCATCAGCGAATTTGGTGGCGAAATTTTATGTTCCACCCACGGCGCGCGTTTTCGCATTGAAGATGGCTATTGTGTTTCCGGGCCGTGTAGTGGCGATGCCCTGGAACCGGTTGCCGTTAAGGTCGATGGGGAAAATGTGGTGATGGCGTAA
- a CDS encoding EVE domain-containing protein has protein sequence MAYWLIKTEPSSWSWDDQVAKDIEGWDGVRNYQAANNLRAMKIGDQAFFYHSVKEKSIVGIVEIVREAYPDPSDAKGKFVQVDVKTVKPLVRPVTLDAIKADPQFSELALLKQSRLSVLPIDDASWKAICDMGGVKP, from the coding sequence ATGGCGTACTGGCTGATCAAGACCGAACCCTCTAGCTGGTCATGGGATGACCAGGTGGCAAAGGATATTGAAGGCTGGGACGGTGTTCGCAACTATCAGGCGGCCAATAATCTGCGCGCCATGAAAATTGGTGACCAGGCGTTTTTCTATCATTCGGTGAAAGAAAAAAGCATTGTCGGCATTGTCGAGATCGTACGCGAAGCCTACCCGGACCCAAGCGATGCCAAGGGCAAGTTTGTGCAGGTTGATGTTAAAACCGTCAAACCGCTTGTTCGGCCGGTAACGCTTGATGCCATCAAGGCAGACCCGCAATTTTCGGAACTGGCATTGTTAAAACAGTCCCGATTGTCGGTTCTGCCAATTGATGATGCGTCCTGGAAGGCCATTTGCGATATGGGTGGCGTCAAACCATGA
- a CDS encoding YciI family protein produces MLFYIRCVDKPGHLHVRKANRDAHLAYVKDGYADKIVAAGPTLDPDLEGMNGSVFIIELEDMAAAETMTANDPYAKAGLFESVVIRPFKKVF; encoded by the coding sequence ATGCTGTTTTACATCCGTTGTGTTGATAAACCCGGCCACCTTCATGTGCGCAAGGCAAACCGCGATGCCCATCTGGCCTATGTGAAGGATGGGTATGCTGACAAAATCGTTGCTGCAGGCCCCACGCTTGATCCTGATCTGGAAGGTATGAACGGGTCGGTTTTTATTATCGAGCTTGAAGACATGGCAGCGGCCGAAACCATGACGGCGAATGACCCCTATGCCAAGGCTGGCCTGTTTGAATCTGTTGTGATCCGGCCGTTTAAAAAGGTTTTCTGA
- a CDS encoding NAD(P)H-dependent glycerol-3-phosphate dehydrogenase — protein MSEKRIGIVGGGAWGTALAIQAVRAGADARMLLRDGDLAARMNETRENDLYLPGIALPAGLSASLNAPDVLAADFVLLVTPAQFLRDSLKTLAPHWQPGIPAVICAKGIEKKTGALMETVVREELGDVPVAVLSGPTFAQEVANGLPAALTLACRDRELGKKLVEQIGTSSFRPYYSSDVTGVEVAGAIKNVLAIASGVVAGMQLGDNARAALVTRGLAEMSRLAIATGGRAETLMGLAGLGDLMLTCTGTLSRNYTFGVALGQGQSAADILSSRRSVTEGVHTAASVTAVAEKYGVEMPICNAVNQVANHHAPLRETIDALLNRPFRDELEARL, from the coding sequence ATGTCGGAAAAGCGCATAGGAATTGTCGGGGGTGGTGCCTGGGGAACGGCACTTGCCATTCAGGCCGTCCGGGCCGGGGCGGATGCCCGTATGCTGCTGCGCGATGGTGACCTTGCCGCGCGGATGAATGAAACGCGCGAAAACGACCTTTATTTGCCCGGCATTGCCCTGCCTGCCGGTCTTTCGGCCAGCTTGAACGCGCCAGATGTGCTGGCAGCCGATTTTGTCCTGCTGGTGACGCCGGCACAGTTTTTGCGCGACAGTTTGAAGACCCTTGCTCCGCACTGGCAGCCCGGCATACCCGCCGTTATTTGCGCCAAGGGGATTGAAAAAAAGACCGGCGCGTTAATGGAAACGGTTGTGCGCGAAGAACTGGGTGATGTGCCGGTTGCCGTTTTGTCCGGCCCGACCTTTGCCCAGGAAGTGGCCAATGGCCTGCCTGCCGCGCTGACACTGGCCTGCCGTGACCGGGAATTGGGCAAAAAACTGGTTGAACAGATCGGCACATCGTCTTTCAGGCCCTATTACAGTTCGGATGTGACCGGTGTTGAAGTGGCCGGGGCCATCAAAAACGTGCTGGCGATTGCCAGTGGCGTGGTGGCGGGCATGCAGCTGGGCGATAATGCGCGCGCAGCCCTTGTGACACGCGGCCTTGCCGAAATGTCACGCCTTGCCATTGCCACGGGCGGGCGGGCCGAAACCCTGATGGGCCTTGCCGGATTGGGCGATTTGATGCTGACCTGCACAGGTACGCTTTCGCGCAATTACACCTTTGGCGTGGCACTGGGACAGGGGCAAAGTGCAGCCGATATTTTATCCTCCCGGCGCAGTGTGACCGAAGGGGTGCATACGGCAGCATCGGTTACGGCTGTTGCCGAAAAATACGGCGTGGAAATGCCAATTTGCAACGCGGTGAACCAGGTCGCCAACCACCATGCACCCCTGCGCGAAACCATTGACGCCCTTTTGAATCGACCCTTCCGGGATGAGCTTGAAGCGCGGCTTTAA
- the tsaD gene encoding tRNA (adenosine(37)-N6)-threonylcarbamoyltransferase complex transferase subunit TsaD has translation MNVLGIETSCDETAAAVVNDKREILSNRVLTQLEDHRPYGGVVPEIAARAHLEHIDRLVAEAMDDAGMEFDDLDAIACTGGPGLIGGVMVGTMTAKSIAFAANKPFLAVNHLEGHALTVRLTDDVAFPYLLLLVSGGHCQVLIVEGVGKYRRIGTTIDDAVGEAFDKTAKMLGLGYPGGPALEKLAAHGDPLRFRLPRPLRGREGCDFSFSGLKTAVRVHLDGFPVPQRTDEVKADLAASFQRAVGETLIDRTKNAIYQFMREYPEGKTLVLAGGVAANKYLRTRLTELTDKAGMQLVAPPLPLCTDNAAMIAWAGLERFRLGQEDPLDFKPRPRWPLDPEAPKRPGAGVKA, from the coding sequence ATGAATGTTCTTGGTATTGAAACCAGTTGTGATGAAACGGCTGCTGCCGTTGTAAATGACAAACGCGAAATTTTGTCCAACCGCGTTTTGACCCAACTGGAAGATCATCGCCCCTATGGCGGGGTCGTACCCGAAATTGCCGCGCGCGCGCATCTTGAACATATCGACCGCCTTGTTGCCGAGGCGATGGATGATGCCGGCATGGAATTTGATGACCTTGACGCCATTGCCTGTACCGGCGGGCCGGGCCTGATTGGTGGGGTGATGGTTGGCACCATGACGGCCAAATCCATTGCCTTTGCAGCCAATAAACCCTTTCTGGCGGTTAACCACCTTGAAGGCCACGCCTTGACCGTGCGCCTGACCGACGATGTTGCTTTTCCCTATTTATTGCTGCTGGTTTCGGGCGGGCATTGCCAGGTTCTGATTGTTGAGGGTGTTGGCAAATACCGCCGTATTGGCACCACCATTGACGATGCCGTTGGCGAAGCCTTTGATAAAACCGCAAAGATGCTGGGCCTTGGCTACCCTGGTGGGCCGGCATTGGAAAAACTGGCCGCACATGGCGACCCGCTGCGGTTTCGTTTGCCCCGCCCCTTGCGCGGGCGTGAAGGATGCGATTTTTCATTTTCGGGTTTGAAGACCGCAGTTCGCGTACATCTGGATGGTTTCCCCGTGCCTCAGCGCACTGACGAGGTAAAGGCTGACCTTGCGGCATCCTTCCAGCGCGCGGTGGGGGAAACCCTGATTGATCGCACCAAAAACGCGATCTACCAGTTCATGCGCGAATATCCTGAAGGTAAAACGCTGGTTCTGGCTGGCGGGGTTGCGGCCAATAAATATCTGCGTACCCGTTTGACCGAACTGACCGATAAGGCCGGGATGCAACTGGTTGCACCGCCTTTGCCGCTTTGTACCGATAATGCCGCCATGATCGCCTGGGCCGGGCTTGAACGGTTCCGCCTTGGGCAGGAAGACCCGCTGGATTTCAAACCGCGTCCGCGCTGGCCGCTGGACCCGGAAGCCCCCAAGCGCCCTGGTGCCGGTGTTAAGGCCTGA
- the hemC gene encoding hydroxymethylbilane synthase produces the protein MTDTAKLRIGTRGSPLALAQAHEVRDLVAKANPELSGENDIEIVVISTTADRVTDRALSEIGGKGLFTKEIDEAQLKGEIDVAVHCIKDVPTILPEGIAMPVIMPREDVRDAFISTKYKSFADMPAGSVVGTASLRRQAMVLNKYPHLKVETFRGNVQTRLRKLEEGQADATLLAMAGLNRLGHPEIATHVISEDDMLPAVGQGALGLAIRAGDEKVANWLSSLHCHETDLRITAERAALRALDGSCKTPIAALAEIDENGTMRLRVTIVRPDGSEWLDAERTLENPDIAGADRIGTDAGNELKQRGGPDFILA, from the coding sequence ATGACAGATACAGCAAAACTTCGCATCGGCACCCGTGGTTCCCCCCTTGCACTGGCACAGGCGCATGAAGTTCGCGACCTCGTGGCAAAGGCAAATCCCGAACTTTCGGGCGAAAACGATATCGAAATCGTTGTCATTTCCACCACCGCCGACCGGGTAACCGACCGCGCGCTTTCGGAAATTGGTGGCAAGGGCCTGTTTACCAAGGAAATCGACGAAGCCCAGCTTAAGGGTGAAATCGACGTTGCCGTTCACTGCATCAAGGATGTTCCGACCATCCTGCCCGAAGGCATTGCCATGCCGGTTATCATGCCGCGCGAAGATGTGCGTGATGCCTTTATTTCCACCAAATATAAAAGCTTTGCCGACATGCCCGCAGGGTCGGTTGTGGGCACCGCATCTTTGCGCCGCCAGGCAATGGTTTTGAACAAATACCCGCATCTGAAGGTCGAAACCTTTCGCGGCAATGTGCAAACCCGCCTGCGCAAGCTTGAAGAAGGCCAGGCCGATGCCACCCTGCTGGCAATGGCCGGGTTAAACCGCCTCGGCCATCCCGAAATTGCCACCCATGTCATTTCCGAAGACGACATGCTGCCCGCCGTTGGCCAGGGTGCGCTGGGGCTTGCCATTCGGGCAGGCGATGAAAAGGTCGCCAACTGGCTGTCATCGCTGCATTGCCATGAAACCGATTTGCGCATCACCGCCGAACGTGCCGCCCTGCGCGCACTGGACGGTTCGTGCAAAACACCAATCGCGGCCCTGGCCGAGATTGATGAAAACGGCACCATGCGCCTGCGTGTGACCATTGTCCGCCCCGATGGCAGCGAATGGCTTGATGCGGAACGCACCCTTGAAAACCCCGATATCGCCGGGGCAGACCGCATTGGCACCGATGCCGGAAACGAGCTTAAACAGCGCGGCGGGCCTGACTTTATTCTCGCCTGA
- a CDS encoding uroporphyrinogen-III synthase produces MGKTVLNTRPETDSGDLAIALQQRGYDVCCAPMLTIDFPALPDDQPGLNLDGVQAVVFTSANGVRAFIRHCPRRDLPVMAVGDATATTAREAGFATVFSAGGDIDDLAALIAQRLPANGGPIYHPAARKTAGDLGTLLASKGYVIDRQTLYEAHAATSLPPAIIDGLAHAAIDAVLFFSPRTAESFVKLVEHHNIQGAMTTVSAICLSPAVKDRLASLKWRRIAVAAQPTQESLLSELDNAIV; encoded by the coding sequence ATGGGGAAAACGGTCCTGAATACACGGCCAGAAACCGATTCCGGTGATCTGGCAATTGCCTTGCAGCAGCGCGGCTATGATGTCTGCTGTGCTCCCATGCTGACGATTGACTTTCCCGCCCTGCCCGATGACCAGCCCGGCCTGAACCTTGATGGTGTGCAGGCTGTTGTTTTCACATCGGCCAATGGTGTGCGCGCCTTTATCCGTCATTGCCCGCGGCGGGACCTGCCGGTTATGGCCGTGGGCGATGCCACCGCCACCACCGCCCGCGAGGCCGGTTTTGCCACGGTTTTTAGTGCCGGGGGCGACATTGACGACCTTGCCGCCCTGATTGCGCAACGCCTGCCTGCCAATGGCGGGCCAATCTACCATCCGGCAGCGCGCAAAACGGCAGGTGATCTGGGAACATTATTGGCTTCAAAGGGTTACGTCATAGATCGCCAAACACTTTACGAGGCCCATGCCGCAACCAGCCTGCCACCTGCAATTATTGATGGCTTGGCTCATGCGGCAATTGATGCGGTGTTATTTTTCTCTCCCCGCACGGCTGAATCCTTTGTTAAGCTGGTGGAACATCATAACATACAAGGGGCGATGACCACCGTAAGCGCAATCTGTCTAAGCCCCGCCGTCAAAGACCGCCTTGCCAGCCTGAAATGGCGCAGGATCGCGGTCGCGGCACAACCGACACAAGAAAGCCTGTTATCGGAACTTGATAACGCTATCGTCTGA